In Notamacropus eugenii isolate mMacEug1 chromosome 1, mMacEug1.pri_v2, whole genome shotgun sequence, one genomic interval encodes:
- the AKAP5 gene encoding A-kinase anchor protein 5, translating to MQKMETTVAEIQVESKDEKESVEISPQDEEQVEKTSMICFKRRKKSAKALKLKNCSEKAPHDTGSCSAKDHTEVEASDQFQSPGGTWAAIRCFVTRRKRSKSSKKEVPLDAKAQPKENNDDTKPAKKKARSRIKIPCIKLSRRKKKHSHSQIAEEFECNMKVKEVTDSLGTEIQTPQDAPAEKDKLIADISGGSSQVDSVSVPQVSNISSSGENVASIELGVDKESCAIHTAALILEKDIEKTEEKQIVNLHQGSLPETSEVGHQLPKENTEVSSVVAPNETLKEAPATPETQIMEETSKDVTEQEPKEKEHENGVIASEKNKSKDTIVCFGKSDLEENAVHPKMPQLEETKRMEPIAIIITDTEVSEFDVKKSKNVPKKFLISVENQQSEPFSNAVSSKGANDFEGRTSEQYEKLLIETASSLVKNAIQLSIEQLVNEMDSDDNKRNNII from the coding sequence ATGCAAAAAATGGAGACAACAGTGGCAGAAATTCAAGTAGAAAGCAAGGATGAAAAGGAGTCTGTAGAGATAAGTCCTCAGGACGAGGAGCAGGTTGAAAAAACATCCAtgatttgttttaaaagaagaaagaaatcagcCAAAGCTTTGAAGTTAAAGAATTGTTCTGAAAAAGCACCCCATGACACTGGTTCATGCAGTGCCAAGGATCACACGGAAGTAGAAGCTTCAGATCAGTTTCAGTCACCAGGGGGGACCTGGGCAGCAATCAGATGCTTTGTCACTCGACGGAAAAGGTCAAAATCTTCAAAGAAAGAAGTCCCCTTAGATGCTAAAGCACAGCCTAAAGAAAACAATGATGACACCAAACCTGCTAAGAAAAAGGCTCGATCCAGGATTAAAATCCCCTGCATAAAACTCTCGAGACGCAAGAAAAAAcacagccattcccaaattgctGAGGAATTTGAATGCAACATGAAAGTAAAGGAAGTTACAGACAGTTTAGGTACAGAGATTCAGACTCCTCAGGATGCTCCAGCTGAAAAGGATAAATTAATTGCAGACATAAGTGGTGGTAGCTCCCAAGTAGATAGTGTAAGTGTGCCACAAGTTAGTAACATCAGCTCTTCTGGAGAGAATGTGGCTTCCATAGAACTTGGGGTTGATAAGGAATCTTGTGCCATTCATACAGCAGCATTAATCCTTGAAAAGGATAttgagaagacagaagaaaaacagatagTAAACCTCCATCAAGGAAGCCTCCCTGAGACTTCAGAAGTGGGACACCAGCTCCCCAAGGAGAATACAGAAGTCAGCAGTGTTGTGGCACCCAATGAAACCCTCAAAGAGGCACCTGCAACCCCAGAGACACAAATCATGGAAGAAACGTCTAAGGATGTCACAGAACAGGaaccaaaagagaaagaacatgaaAATGGGGTGATTGCTTCAGAAAAGAACAAGTCAAAAGATACCATAGTGTGTTTCGGTAAATCAGATTTAGAAGAAAATGCAGTACATCCAAAGATGCCCCAATTAGAAGAAACCAAAAGGATGGAAccaattgctattattatcacagaCACTGAAGTCAGTGAATTTGATGTAAAGAAATCCAAAAATGTCCCTAAGAAATTCCTAATATCGGTTGAAAATCAGCAAAGTGAGCCATTTTCTAATGCTGTATCATCTAAAGGGGCTAATGATTTTGAGGGCAGAACTTCTGAGCAGTATGAGAAGCTTTTAATAGAAACTGCTTCCTCGCTTGTCAAGAATGCCATTCAGTTGTCTATAGAACAACTGGTGAATGAAATGGATTCTGATGATAACAAAAGAAACAATATTATATAA